The Paenibacillus sp. MBLB1832 genome has a window encoding:
- a CDS encoding alpha/beta hydrolase gives MAFMTCNFYSESLGVSASMNVIVPQATRSQIGLDSQQYGGKHPTLFLLHGLSDDHSIWMRRTSIERYASQLGIAVVMPAVNRSFYADMAYGPKYWEFISEELPALARSFFPLASERELNYVAGLSMGGYGAMKLALTHPERFAAAASLSGAVDIVTRATTFPADFQLIYGDVTTVKGGSNDLFHLANQLVASEKKAPMLYQCCGTEDFLYEDNLRFRDYCRALELPLTYEEEPGEHEWGYWDLKIQRVLNWLPLPERV, from the coding sequence ATGGCGTTTATGACATGTAATTTTTATTCGGAATCTCTCGGGGTTTCCGCATCGATGAATGTAATTGTACCTCAAGCGACAAGAAGCCAGATTGGGCTTGATTCACAGCAATACGGAGGTAAGCATCCGACCTTATTCCTGTTGCACGGTTTATCCGATGATCATTCGATCTGGATGCGGAGAACGTCCATAGAGCGATATGCATCGCAATTAGGGATTGCCGTGGTAATGCCAGCGGTGAATCGCAGCTTTTATGCCGATATGGCTTATGGTCCAAAGTATTGGGAATTCATTAGTGAGGAGTTGCCTGCCTTGGCACGTTCCTTCTTCCCGTTAGCTTCAGAAAGAGAACTCAATTATGTTGCGGGTCTTTCCATGGGAGGTTATGGCGCAATGAAATTAGCACTGACGCATCCGGAGCGCTTCGCAGCAGCAGCGAGCCTGTCGGGAGCTGTTGATATCGTAACGCGAGCAACTACATTTCCCGCTGATTTTCAACTGATTTATGGGGATGTAACGACTGTTAAAGGCGGGTCTAATGACTTATTTCATCTTGCCAACCAGCTCGTCGCCAGCGAAAAGAAAGCGCCAATGCTCTATCAGTGCTGCGGCACGGAAGACTTTTTATATGAAGATAACCTGCGGTTTCGCGATTATTGCCGTGCACTAGAGCTTCCGCTTACGTATGAAGAAGAGCCTGGCGAGCATGAATGGGGCTATTGGGATTTGAAGATTCAACGCGTCTTAAACTGGCTGCCGCTGCCTGAACGCGTCTAG
- a CDS encoding YqeG family HAD IIIA-type phosphatase yields MLKKLVPRQSVHTIYDIDANHLWGFGIRGIITDLDNTLVGARDPHATPELIEWLKNMQGIGFKIVIVSNNHRLRVSTFAEPLGIPFIHRAKKPTNASFHKAMKLLGTNARQTTVIGDQMLTDVLGGNRMGLYTILVQPISRKDEGFFTRINRLIEKWALARMKK; encoded by the coding sequence TTGTTGAAGAAGCTTGTACCTAGACAGTCTGTTCATACAATTTATGATATCGATGCCAATCACCTGTGGGGATTCGGTATTCGCGGAATTATAACGGATCTTGATAATACACTTGTCGGTGCACGCGATCCTCACGCGACGCCTGAGTTGATAGAATGGCTGAAAAACATGCAAGGGATTGGATTCAAAATCGTGATCGTGTCGAACAATCATCGGTTGAGAGTTTCGACTTTTGCTGAACCGCTGGGCATTCCATTTATTCACCGTGCCAAAAAACCAACGAACGCTTCCTTCCATAAAGCGATGAAGCTGCTCGGAACGAATGCTAGGCAGACGACGGTGATCGGTGATCAGATGCTGACCGATGTCCTTGGCGGCAACCGAATGGGGCTTTATACGATCCTTGTACAACCTATTTCCAGAAAAGATGAAGGCTTCTTTACAAGAATTAATCGCCTCATTGAGAAGTGGGCTTTGGCAAGGATGAAGAAATAG
- the yqeH gene encoding ribosome biogenesis GTPase YqeH has protein sequence MSIETVLHCAGCGITLQKEDKQKLGFIPEAALQKEPLICQRCYRIKHYNESSSITLQQDDFLKLLGSVGQTKALVVKIVDIFDFEGSMISSLARFIGNNPVLLVVNKIDLLPKVTNANKIINWVQRRVKEENLKVVDIVLCSAKKNMGFERVISAVQEYRGNMDVYVVGATNVGKSTLINRLISDYSDLESELTTSQYPGTTLDLVKIPLDDGRFIIDTPGIVYKHRLTEVVKKRDLTLLMPDKPLKPMVFQLNPEQTLFFGALVRFDFLQGEHQSFTCYTSNAIQIHRTKLEKADTLYEEHKGVMLTPPKLADLEELPKLVKHPLHIPKGKSMDVLISGLGWIKVNSLAGAQLAVHAPKGIKVITRESLI, from the coding sequence ATGAGCATAGAAACAGTACTACATTGTGCGGGGTGCGGCATTACGCTGCAGAAAGAAGACAAACAGAAGCTGGGGTTTATTCCTGAGGCTGCCTTACAGAAGGAGCCGTTGATTTGCCAACGCTGCTACCGAATTAAGCATTACAATGAATCATCGAGCATTACGCTGCAACAGGATGATTTCCTGAAATTATTAGGAAGTGTCGGTCAAACGAAGGCATTGGTCGTCAAAATCGTCGATATTTTCGATTTTGAGGGCAGTATGATCTCCTCGTTGGCTCGCTTTATTGGCAATAACCCAGTCTTGCTCGTTGTTAACAAGATTGATCTATTGCCCAAGGTAACGAATGCGAACAAGATTATTAACTGGGTTCAGCGCAGAGTAAAAGAAGAGAACTTGAAGGTGGTTGACATTGTGCTGTGCAGCGCAAAGAAAAACATGGGCTTCGAGCGTGTTATTTCTGCTGTGCAAGAGTATCGCGGCAATATGGATGTGTATGTTGTCGGCGCTACGAATGTTGGGAAGTCAACGCTTATTAACCGACTCATTAGTGATTATAGTGATCTGGAATCCGAGTTGACGACTTCGCAATATCCAGGAACGACGCTTGATCTTGTGAAAATCCCGCTGGATGACGGTCGTTTTATTATCGATACGCCAGGGATTGTTTACAAACATCGTCTCACTGAGGTTGTGAAGAAGCGTGATCTAACACTTTTGATGCCGGACAAGCCGCTGAAACCTATGGTATTTCAGTTGAATCCAGAACAAACCTTGTTCTTCGGGGCTTTGGTTCGATTTGATTTCCTGCAAGGTGAGCACCAATCCTTTACCTGTTATACGTCGAATGCGATCCAGATTCATCGGACGAAGCTGGAGAAGGCTGATACTCTATACGAAGAGCATAAAGGCGTAATGTTAACACCACCAAAGCTTGCTGATTTAGAGGAGCTTCCTAAACTGGTGAAACACCCGCTGCACATTCCGAAGGGGAAATCGATGGATGTGTTGATTTCAGGTCTAGGCTGGATCAAAGTTAACAGCTTGGCTGGAGCACAGCTTGCTGTTCATGCACCGAAAGGCATTAAAGTGATTACACGGGAGTCGTTGATTTAA
- a CDS encoding shikimate dehydrogenase — MEKQRKIDSHTVLYGVFGDPIRHSRSPIMLNRAFQEAGINGVYAAFHVKPEDLGEAVKGIRALGYRGINVTIPHKVDVMNYLDEIDEGALIVGAVNTIVNDEGKLKGFNTDGIGYVRSLKEETGIELKGKRVLVLGAGGAARGVAYALAKEGASCIYMANRTKARALELAETIGAFTQTVGLGMDELADVVDQVEFVLNTTSAGMHPHVDELPMPIHLLRSHHLVSDLIYNPRITRFLREAEAIGARIHGGLGMFIYQGAYAFEYWTGTPAPVAAMRQVVEQSLSE; from the coding sequence ATGGAGAAACAACGGAAAATTGACAGCCATACGGTACTTTACGGTGTTTTTGGGGATCCCATTCGGCATTCCCGTTCACCGATTATGTTAAATCGCGCTTTTCAAGAAGCGGGCATTAACGGTGTTTACGCTGCTTTTCATGTGAAGCCAGAAGATCTCGGAGAAGCGGTCAAGGGAATTCGTGCTTTGGGCTACCGCGGTATCAATGTGACGATTCCTCACAAAGTCGATGTGATGAACTATCTCGATGAGATCGATGAAGGGGCTTTGATAGTTGGCGCAGTCAATACGATTGTGAATGACGAGGGCAAGCTCAAAGGCTTCAACACAGATGGCATCGGTTATGTGCGATCCTTGAAAGAAGAGACAGGGATTGAGCTTAAGGGGAAACGTGTTCTCGTACTAGGTGCAGGTGGTGCAGCGAGAGGCGTAGCGTATGCGCTAGCCAAGGAAGGTGCAAGCTGCATTTATATGGCAAACCGGACAAAGGCGCGTGCTTTAGAGCTTGCCGAGACGATCGGCGCATTTACGCAAACGGTCGGGTTAGGCATGGATGAACTAGCTGACGTTGTGGACCAGGTAGAATTCGTGCTGAACACAACTTCAGCGGGCATGCACCCGCACGTGGATGAGCTTCCGATGCCAATTCATCTCCTTCGATCGCATCATCTCGTCAGTGATTTAATTTATAATCCGCGTATTACACGGTTTCTTCGTGAAGCGGAAGCGATCGGAGCACGCATTCATGGCGGGCTCGGCATGTTTATTTATCAAGGCGCGTATGCCTTTGAGTATTGGACGGGTACCCCTGCGCCGGTTGCGGCGATGAGACAGGTGGTAGAACAGTCGTTATCTGAATAA
- the yhbY gene encoding ribosome assembly RNA-binding protein YhbY → MLSGKQKRYLRSLAHHVDPIFQVGKGGVNEHLIRHIQEALEVRELIKITVLNNSGEDRQEVGNELSEKSGAELVQVIGKIVVLYKESRDKKKIELPR, encoded by the coding sequence ATGTTATCAGGCAAACAAAAACGGTATTTGCGCTCGCTTGCGCACCATGTGGATCCCATTTTTCAAGTGGGCAAAGGCGGTGTGAACGAACACTTAATTCGCCATATCCAAGAGGCGCTAGAAGTTCGCGAATTGATTAAAATCACAGTATTGAACAACAGCGGTGAAGACCGTCAAGAAGTTGGGAATGAATTATCCGAGAAATCAGGCGCAGAGCTTGTTCAAGTCATCGGTAAAATCGTCGTTCTGTACAAAGAATCGCGTGACAAGAAGAAAATCGAACTGCCGCGCTAA
- a CDS encoding nicotinate-nucleotide adenylyltransferase, with translation MLVGIMGGTFDPIHTGHLIAAERARVEAGLDEVWIMPANTPPHKPNAPKATSQQRWEMVCLAAEGNPFFRPIDIEIGKGGVSYSIETIELLTSQYPDYTFFYIIGADMVQYLPQWHRIDDIVRQIQFIGLARPGYVLDVDLLAESIRNRVHIVPMPQVEISSTAIRALRQKQDPVRYLVPDKVRQFMEVNHLYES, from the coding sequence ATGCTTGTCGGAATTATGGGAGGCACGTTCGATCCCATCCATACTGGGCATTTAATCGCAGCTGAGCGTGCGAGAGTTGAAGCTGGTCTTGACGAGGTATGGATCATGCCCGCCAATACACCACCGCATAAGCCTAATGCTCCGAAGGCAACAAGCCAGCAGCGTTGGGAAATGGTTTGCCTTGCAGCGGAAGGCAATCCTTTTTTTCGTCCAATTGATATCGAAATCGGCAAAGGCGGCGTATCCTATAGTATCGAGACGATTGAGCTGTTAACCTCTCAATACCCGGACTACACGTTCTTTTATATCATCGGTGCCGACATGGTTCAATATTTGCCGCAGTGGCATCGCATTGATGACATCGTGCGGCAAATTCAGTTTATTGGATTAGCCCGTCCTGGCTACGTATTAGATGTGGATCTACTGGCGGAATCGATTCGAAATCGTGTTCACATTGTACCCATGCCGCAGGTGGAAATTTCATCGACAGCCATTCGTGCGCTGAGACAGAAACAAGATCCTGTCAGGTACCTTGTGCCTGATAAGGTAAGGCAATTCATGGAGGTGAATCACTTATATGAATCGTGA
- the yqeK gene encoding bis(5'-nucleosyl)-tetraphosphatase (symmetrical) YqeK — translation MNRENLMAAVKEQMPERRWQHTLGVMETSVMLAERFGGDAVKADIAAILHDYCKYWPIEEQAKIIRENGLPQDLLAFDKELWHSHAGAFIAKTQFGIDDEEILDAIRYHTSGRERMTQLDKIVCLADYMEPGRDFPGVDFIRELAKSSLEKALIAGFDSTISFLLSKGKRIYPLTILTRNDLIEEVQKQ, via the coding sequence ATGAATCGTGAGAACCTCATGGCTGCTGTGAAGGAGCAAATGCCTGAAAGGCGCTGGCAGCACACACTGGGTGTGATGGAAACGAGCGTGATGCTCGCTGAACGTTTCGGCGGTGATGCGGTTAAAGCAGACATTGCTGCAATTTTGCATGATTATTGCAAGTATTGGCCGATCGAAGAGCAAGCTAAGATTATTCGCGAGAACGGATTACCACAGGATTTGTTGGCTTTCGATAAAGAACTGTGGCATTCGCACGCAGGCGCCTTCATCGCGAAGACGCAATTCGGAATCGATGATGAGGAAATTTTGGATGCGATTCGGTACCATACGTCAGGTCGTGAACGGATGACCCAGCTCGACAAAATCGTCTGCTTGGCGGATTATATGGAGCCAGGTCGCGACTTTCCTGGGGTCGATTTTATTCGAGAGCTCGCGAAGAGCAGCCTGGAGAAGGCGTTAATCGCGGGATTTGATTCCACGATTTCCTTTTTACTTTCCAAAGGGAAGCGAATTTATCCACTTACGATTTTGACGCGAAATGATTTAATTGAGGAAGTTCAGAAACAATGA
- the rsfS gene encoding ribosome silencing factor, which yields MSKTPEQILAFVVEAAEDKKAADIVSLNLQGVSLIADYFVICHGNSETQVQAIAGEARKKAHEHGVNIRGFEGIDTARWVLLDLGDVVLHVFHRDDRQYYNIEKLWSDAKVVERV from the coding sequence ATGAGTAAAACCCCAGAACAAATATTAGCATTCGTGGTAGAGGCTGCAGAAGATAAGAAGGCTGCAGACATCGTGAGTTTGAATTTGCAAGGCGTATCTTTAATTGCGGACTATTTCGTTATTTGCCACGGAAATTCGGAAACACAAGTACAGGCTATTGCTGGTGAAGCACGCAAGAAAGCGCATGAGCATGGCGTGAACATTCGAGGCTTCGAAGGTATCGATACCGCGAGATGGGTTCTGCTTGATCTCGGAGATGTCGTTCTCCACGTGTTCCACCGCGATGATCGTCAGTATTATAACATTGAGAAACTTTGGTCGGATGCGAAAGTTGTGGAGCGCGTATGA
- a CDS encoding CvfB family protein translates to MRVEAGSLVTLEVAREVPPNGFFLSDGYQDFLLPYAEIVGSRIQPGDKVEVFLFHDTQDRIMATMKRPLLTMGQVGLLEVVDIHPRFGYFLEMGLGRHLLLPYRQVPELDELRPVVGDKVFVTLTHDRQGRLIAKVALEDDLAPLCVRAPSSWQHQWVKARVYRPLQMGTFVVCEAGVLGFGVIGLIAPTERTRLLRLGELVDVRVAFVREEDGRVNVTMRLPKEKGRDEDAERILEVLRSRPGNAMPFSDKTQADIIKDRFGLSKSAFKRALGKLMKDGVVYQEEDWTYMKQEESQG, encoded by the coding sequence ATGAGAGTGGAAGCAGGATCCCTTGTTACGCTAGAGGTAGCAAGGGAAGTTCCGCCAAACGGCTTTTTCCTGAGTGATGGGTATCAGGATTTTCTGCTGCCTTATGCGGAAATCGTAGGTAGTCGCATTCAACCTGGAGACAAAGTGGAAGTGTTCTTATTCCACGATACACAGGATCGCATCATGGCGACGATGAAACGTCCTTTACTAACCATGGGTCAAGTGGGATTGCTGGAGGTTGTGGATATCCATCCACGTTTCGGCTATTTCTTAGAAATGGGACTAGGCCGGCATCTGCTGCTGCCCTACCGTCAAGTACCTGAACTGGATGAACTTCGTCCTGTCGTTGGGGACAAGGTGTTCGTCACCTTGACGCATGATCGACAAGGCCGATTAATTGCTAAGGTAGCGCTGGAAGATGACTTGGCACCGCTTTGTGTACGAGCACCATCAAGTTGGCAGCATCAGTGGGTAAAGGCACGGGTTTACAGACCGCTTCAAATGGGAACATTTGTGGTATGTGAAGCAGGCGTTCTAGGTTTTGGGGTAATCGGCTTGATTGCGCCGACAGAACGGACACGTTTGCTTCGACTAGGTGAGCTAGTGGATGTTAGGGTTGCTTTTGTGCGCGAAGAAGATGGACGTGTGAATGTGACCATGCGGCTTCCGAAGGAAAAGGGAAGAGATGAGGACGCCGAGCGTATTCTTGAAGTACTCCGTTCTCGACCTGGAAACGCCATGCCATTCTCTGATAAAACGCAGGCCGATATTATTAAAGACCGTTTCGGACTCAGTAAGTCAGCTTTTAAACGCGCATTAGGCAAGCTGATGAAAGATGGGGTCGTCTATCAGGAAGAGGATTGGACGTACATGAAGCAAGAGGAGAGCCAGGGCTAA
- a CDS encoding class I SAM-dependent DNA methyltransferase: MSYEQFAYTYDRLMNSMPYEDWLRFLQECFERFEMKPTTLVDLGCGTGNLTIPLAVQGYQLTGIDLSEDMLAVAEQKQTDAQGQLRGGTIRWIQQDIREWELGEEVDVAMSFCDSLNYLLEEADIVDAFRQTYAGVKSDGLFVFDVHTPEQLFAYADSQPFFLNEDDVAYIWTSELDEDRVQIEHDLTIFVKDEGAGAKFRRIDETHHQRAYPLSWLKQTLLDVGFREVHLAADFTWEQPTIMTERAFFIAKK, encoded by the coding sequence ATGAGTTATGAACAATTTGCCTACACGTATGACAGGCTGATGAACAGCATGCCTTATGAGGATTGGCTGCGCTTCTTGCAAGAGTGCTTCGAGCGCTTTGAGATGAAACCGACAACACTGGTCGACCTTGGTTGTGGAACTGGCAATCTTACGATTCCTCTTGCTGTACAAGGGTATCAACTTACGGGTATTGATCTCTCGGAGGACATGCTGGCTGTCGCTGAGCAGAAGCAAACTGACGCACAAGGGCAATTGCGCGGCGGTACGATTCGGTGGATTCAGCAAGATATCCGTGAATGGGAGCTTGGTGAAGAGGTGGATGTTGCCATGTCATTCTGTGATAGCCTGAATTATTTACTGGAAGAAGCGGACATTGTGGACGCTTTCCGTCAAACTTATGCAGGTGTGAAGTCAGATGGCCTATTTGTGTTCGATGTTCATACACCAGAGCAATTGTTTGCGTATGCGGATTCCCAGCCTTTTTTTCTGAATGAAGACGATGTCGCTTATATTTGGACAAGTGAATTAGATGAAGACCGGGTGCAAATTGAACACGATCTTACGATCTTCGTCAAAGATGAAGGGGCTGGAGCGAAGTTCAGACGCATTGACGAGACGCATCATCAACGAGCGTATCCGCTGTCATGGTTGAAGCAAACGCTGCTCGATGTGGGCTTCAGAGAAGTACATTTGGCTGCAGACTTTACGTGGGAGCAACCGACTATAATGACGGAACGAGCTTTCTTTATTGCAAAAAAATAA
- the leuS gene encoding leucine--tRNA ligase — protein sequence MTQELKETREQQGYNPQAIEPKWQAYWDAKKTFKVLENSDKPKFYALDMFPYPSGAGLHVGHPEGYTATDIVSRFKRMRGFNVLHPMGWDAFGLPAEQYALDTGNDPREFTKKNIDTFRRQIKSLGFSYDWDREISTTDPEYYKWTQWIFIQLYNKGLAYVDEVPVNWCPALGTVLANEEVIDGLSERGNHPVIRKPMRQWILKITEYAERLLEDLEELDWSESIKDMQRNWIGKSTGAEVVFAIDGHADQSLTVFTTRPDTLFGATYCVLAPEHELVGSITTDAQAAAIKEYQEKASRKSDLERTDLAKDKSGVFTGAYAINPVNGTKVPIWIADYVLGGYGTGAIMAVPGHDQRDWEFAKQFDLPIIEVVQGGDVNREAYAGDGKHVNSGPIDGMNIEQGITHMIAWLEQNGKGRGKVTYRLRDWLFSRQRYWGEPIPILHLEDGTMKPVPVDQLPLLLPQVDEIKPSGTGESPLANVSEWVNTIDPETGMKARRETNTMPQWAGSCWYYLRFIDPKNDQAFCSDELQKQWLPVDLYIGGAEHAVLHLLYARFWHKVLYDLGFVHTKEPFHKLVNQGMILGENMEKMSKSRGNVVNPDDIVNDQGADTLRIYEMFMGPLEATKPWNTTGVDGINRFLNRVWRLFIDDNGQVHAKISADEKLGSDAFKRTWHRSIKKITEDFEALRFNTAISQMMIFVNEAYKTERLPLEAMKNFVQMLSPLAPHLAEELWEKLGGVESITYEPWPTYDEAWTVDNEIEIVVQINGKIVDRLMISKDTDEAAMEKLAFDLDKVKEATAGKAVRKLIVVKGKLVNIVVG from the coding sequence ATGACACAGGAATTGAAAGAGACAAGAGAACAGCAAGGTTATAACCCCCAAGCGATTGAGCCGAAATGGCAGGCATATTGGGATGCGAAGAAAACGTTTAAGGTGCTGGAAAATTCGGATAAGCCGAAATTTTATGCGTTGGATATGTTTCCTTACCCATCAGGCGCAGGATTGCACGTAGGACATCCAGAAGGCTACACAGCGACAGATATCGTTTCACGTTTCAAGCGGATGAGAGGGTTCAATGTCCTTCACCCGATGGGTTGGGATGCGTTCGGTCTGCCTGCTGAGCAGTACGCGCTGGACACAGGGAACGATCCACGTGAGTTCACGAAGAAGAATATTGACACATTCCGTCGTCAAATCAAATCCCTCGGTTTCTCCTATGATTGGGATCGCGAAATTAGCACGACAGATCCAGAGTACTACAAGTGGACACAGTGGATTTTCATCCAATTGTACAATAAAGGACTTGCTTATGTCGATGAAGTACCGGTTAACTGGTGTCCAGCACTGGGTACCGTGCTTGCGAATGAGGAAGTTATTGACGGTCTGAGTGAGCGTGGAAATCATCCAGTCATTCGGAAGCCGATGCGTCAGTGGATTTTGAAAATTACAGAGTATGCAGAGCGTTTGCTAGAAGACCTTGAAGAATTGGATTGGTCAGAAAGCATCAAGGATATGCAACGCAATTGGATTGGCAAATCAACAGGAGCTGAAGTTGTCTTTGCGATTGATGGGCATGCGGATCAAAGTTTGACCGTGTTTACAACACGTCCTGATACACTATTCGGAGCTACGTACTGCGTACTGGCGCCTGAGCATGAGCTTGTTGGCAGCATCACGACAGATGCGCAAGCTGCTGCGATCAAAGAATACCAAGAGAAAGCTTCACGTAAGAGCGACTTGGAGCGGACCGACTTGGCGAAAGACAAATCCGGTGTGTTTACAGGGGCTTACGCAATCAATCCGGTAAACGGCACGAAGGTGCCAATCTGGATCGCAGATTATGTCCTTGGCGGCTACGGTACAGGCGCGATTATGGCGGTTCCAGGACACGATCAACGTGACTGGGAGTTTGCGAAGCAATTCGATTTGCCGATTATCGAAGTCGTGCAAGGCGGAGACGTGAACAGGGAAGCTTACGCAGGCGATGGTAAACATGTGAATTCCGGCCCAATCGACGGCATGAACATTGAGCAAGGGATCACACATATGATCGCGTGGTTGGAGCAAAACGGCAAAGGCCGCGGCAAGGTGACGTATCGTTTGAGAGACTGGCTGTTCAGCCGTCAACGTTACTGGGGTGAGCCGATTCCGATTCTTCATTTGGAAGACGGCACAATGAAGCCTGTCCCTGTGGACCAACTGCCACTCTTGCTTCCGCAAGTGGATGAGATTAAACCGTCTGGAACAGGTGAGTCACCGCTTGCCAACGTTTCGGAATGGGTCAATACGATTGATCCTGAAACAGGAATGAAAGCTCGCCGTGAGACGAATACAATGCCGCAATGGGCGGGAAGCTGCTGGTACTACCTGCGTTTCATTGATCCGAAAAATGATCAAGCGTTCTGCTCCGATGAGCTTCAGAAGCAATGGCTGCCTGTTGATCTCTACATCGGTGGGGCAGAGCACGCAGTACTTCACTTGTTGTATGCGCGTTTCTGGCATAAAGTGCTGTACGATCTAGGCTTTGTGCACACGAAAGAGCCGTTCCACAAACTCGTCAACCAAGGGATGATTCTTGGCGAGAACATGGAAAAAATGAGTAAGTCACGCGGTAATGTTGTAAATCCTGACGACATCGTGAACGATCAAGGTGCTGATACGCTGCGTATTTACGAAATGTTCATGGGACCGCTGGAAGCAACGAAACCATGGAACACAACGGGTGTGGATGGCATTAACCGTTTCTTGAACCGTGTATGGCGCTTGTTCATAGATGACAATGGCCAAGTTCATGCTAAAATCAGCGCGGATGAGAAGTTGGGCAGTGATGCATTCAAACGTACATGGCACCGTTCGATCAAGAAAATTACAGAAGATTTCGAAGCGCTTCGCTTCAATACCGCGATTAGCCAAATGATGATTTTCGTCAACGAAGCTTACAAGACAGAACGTCTGCCGCTTGAAGCGATGAAAAACTTCGTACAGATGCTATCTCCACTTGCGCCGCATTTGGCGGAAGAGCTTTGGGAAAAACTCGGCGGTGTGGAGTCCATCACTTATGAGCCATGGCCAACGTATGACGAAGCATGGACAGTGGATAACGAAATCGAAATCGTTGTACAAATCAATGGGAAAATCGTTGACCGTTTGATGATTTCCAAAGATACAGATGAAGCAGCGATGGAGAAATTGGCGTTTGACCTCGACAAAGTCAAAGAAGCGACCGCCGGAAAGGCCGTTCGCAAGTTGATTGTTGTGAAAGGTAAGTTAGTTAATATCGTCGTTGGGTAA
- the comER gene encoding late competence protein ComER, with protein MKAGFIGTGSMGSILIEAFIHSGAFNPEQILASNRTLRKVELLAERYPGLQVAESNRDVVRGCDLIFLCVKPSEFRNVIDEIKEDVLSSQFIISITSPILIKHLEGMLPAKISKIIPSITNYVLSGATLCIHGNRMQPEDKEWLENIFTHISTPIRVSENYTRISSDLSSCGPAFLSSFIQAFIDAAVEETGISAEEATLLASEMTLGTGKLLTTGGFNPASLQKRVSVPGGITAEGLRILEKELAGVFSQVIRATHGKYEEDIEKAEQLFTSKQQ; from the coding sequence ATGAAAGCTGGATTCATCGGTACTGGGAGTATGGGAAGTATTCTGATCGAAGCATTCATTCATTCTGGGGCATTCAATCCCGAGCAAATTCTAGCGAGCAATCGAACGTTACGTAAAGTAGAGCTGCTTGCGGAGAGATATCCTGGACTGCAGGTTGCTGAATCCAATCGAGATGTCGTGCGGGGCTGCGATCTTATTTTCCTATGTGTGAAACCTTCTGAATTCAGAAATGTTATTGACGAAATTAAAGAGGACGTGCTCTCCTCTCAATTTATCATATCCATTACGAGTCCGATTCTGATCAAGCATCTGGAAGGGATGCTGCCTGCCAAAATCAGCAAAATCATTCCTAGCATTACGAACTATGTACTTAGCGGTGCTACCCTTTGTATTCATGGAAATCGTATGCAGCCTGAAGATAAAGAATGGCTCGAAAATATTTTCACACACATCTCCACACCTATTCGTGTTTCAGAAAATTATACTCGGATTTCATCCGATTTATCCAGTTGCGGTCCTGCTTTTCTATCTAGCTTCATTCAAGCGTTTATCGATGCGGCGGTGGAAGAAACAGGTATTTCGGCTGAGGAGGCTACACTGCTTGCCAGTGAAATGACTTTAGGTACAGGCAAACTGCTGACAACTGGCGGCTTCAATCCGGCTTCATTGCAAAAGCGTGTCTCTGTTCCTGGAGGAATTACTGCCGAAGGCTTGCGTATTTTGGAGAAGGAGCTTGCTGGTGTATTCTCTCAAGTGATTCGTGCCACACATGGTAAATATGAAGAAGACATCGAGAAGGCCGAACAGCTCTTTACATCCAAGCAGCAGTAG
- a CDS encoding ComEA family DNA-binding protein has protein sequence MFFFGSKIKKILLMIGVASLIVGVVWPFLRGGQPLIQTGFVPINDAMADLLEMEKSEPHAEPKMVSPESARPVISASPSASNRVASSSSAVPSPTVPAVVTHASQPTSQAAAPNQKQEAKEGRLNLNTATLEQLDKLPGIGESKAKAILAYRLQKGQFKRIEELKDVKGIGDKMFAKLRELVYVAPS, from the coding sequence GTGTTTTTTTTTGGTAGCAAAATAAAGAAAATACTTTTGATGATCGGCGTTGCGTCGCTGATTGTCGGGGTTGTTTGGCCTTTTTTGCGAGGGGGCCAGCCGCTGATCCAAACGGGTTTTGTCCCGATCAATGATGCGATGGCGGATTTGTTGGAGATGGAAAAAAGTGAACCGCACGCTGAACCAAAGATGGTGTCTCCGGAGTCAGCAAGGCCAGTGATTTCGGCGAGTCCGAGTGCCTCCAATCGAGTAGCATCCTCGAGTTCGGCCGTTCCCTCTCCCACCGTTCCTGCTGTGGTAACGCACGCTAGCCAGCCGACATCGCAGGCTGCAGCTCCGAATCAAAAACAAGAGGCGAAAGAGGGACGCTTGAATTTGAACACAGCAACGCTCGAGCAATTAGATAAACTGCCAGGTATCGGCGAAAGTAAAGCGAAAGCAATTCTTGCCTATCGATTGCAGAAGGGGCAATTCAAACGGATCGAAGAGCTAAAGGACGTCAAGGGGATTGGTGACAAAATGTTTGCGAAGCTGCGAGAACTCGTCTATGTTGCGCCTTCCTAG